Proteins encoded together in one Impatiens glandulifera chromosome 1, dImpGla2.1, whole genome shotgun sequence window:
- the LOC124922380 gene encoding LOW QUALITY PROTEIN: receptor-like serine/threonine-protein kinase SD1-7 (The sequence of the model RefSeq protein was modified relative to this genomic sequence to represent the inferred CDS: inserted 4 bases in 4 codons; deleted 3 bases in 3 codons), producing MLFPGGVIVSKREYSGENTIDEELDLPLFDLGTITVATSNFSDANKLGQGGFGCVYKGLLIDGQIIAVKRLSKNSGQGVEEFKNEMRLIAKLQHRNLVRLLGCCIDXEEKMLIYEYMENXSLDSFIFSRGSHALLDCERRFSIICGIARGLLYLHXDSRFRIIHRDLKASNVLLDKDMXPKISDFGMARIFGTDQTEANTRRVVGTYGYMSPEYAMDGLFSVKSDVFSFGVLVLEILSGKKNRGFYYENSNLLLLGHAWRLWREGKAMELVDSSGPRFLFGQELTLMRCIQVGLLCVQERAEDRPTIGKRGPYVE from the exons ATGTTATTTCCCGGAGGTGTCATAGTGAGCAAGAGAGAATACTCAGGGGAAAACACAATCGACGAAGAACTAGACCTACCCTTGTTCGATCTCGGTACCATAACCGTCGCCACAAGCAATTTTTCGGACGCGAATAAACTCGGGCAGGGCGGGTTTGGATGCGTTTACAAGGGTTTGTTAATAGATGGGCAGATAATTGCTGTCAAAAGACTCTCAAAGAATTCAGGGCAGGGAGTAGAAGAGTTCAAGAATGAAATGAGACTGATTGCCAAACTTCAGCACCGAAACCTGGTTCGTCTCCTTGGTTGTTGTATCG TTGAAGAGAAGATGTTGATATACGAATACATGGAGA AAAGCCTTGACTCTTTTATATTCAGTAGGGGAAGTCATGCTTTGCTGGATTGCGAAAGACGGTTCAGTATCATTTGTGGCATAGCTAGAGGACTTCTTTATCTTC CAGATTCGCGGTTTAGGATTATCCATAGAGATTTGAAAGCAAGTAATGTATTGCTTGATAAAGATA AACCGAAAATATCAGACTTTGGCATGGCAAGAATCTTTGGCACTGATCAAACTGAGGCAAATACTAGGAGAGTCGTGGGGACATA CGGTTATATGTCTCCAGAATATGCGATGGATGGACTCTTCTCAGTA AAATCTGATGTTTTTAGTTTCGGTGTTCTTGTGCTGGAGATACTAAGTGGGAAGAAGAATAGAGGATTCTACTATGAAAAT AGCAACTTATTACTCCTTGGACAT GCTTGGAGGCTATGGAGAGAAGGGAAGGCGATGGAACTGGTGGATTCTTCAGGTCCGAGATTCTTATTTGGA CAAGAGCTAACGCTAATGCGATGTATACAGGTCGGGTTACTTTGCGTGCAGGAACGAGCAGAAGATAGGCCAACCATTGGCAAACGTGGTCCTTATGTTGAGTAG